A region from the Medicago truncatula cultivar Jemalong A17 chromosome 6, MtrunA17r5.0-ANR, whole genome shotgun sequence genome encodes:
- the LOC25496553 gene encoding methyl-CpG-binding domain-containing protein 4, with the protein MSGSKTPTSSSKRTVMTQDDIYAAQCKHCMKWRVIDTQEEFEEIRHKISQEPFDCSKKANCSCDDPADIEYDSSRTWAIYKPNIPKTPQGFKRTLVLRKDYSKLDSCYITPTGKKLRTRNEIVTYLKDHPQPSGISASEFEFLSPMVMQDTVPEYIVQQKNSANKKAKISKDEV; encoded by the coding sequence CGAACAGTGATGACCCAGGATGATATATATGCGGCACAATGCAAACATTGCATGAAATGGAGAGTGATTGATACACAGGAGGAGTTTGAGGAGATCCGTCATAAAATCAGTCAAGAGCCTTTTGACTGTAGCAAAAAGGCTAATTGTAGTTGTGATGATCCTGCTGATATCGAATATGATTCTTCTCGGACATGGGCTATTTACAAGCCTAACATTCCAAAGACTCCACAAGGTTTCAAGAGAACCTTGGTGCTTAGAAAGGATTACTCTAAATTGGACTCTTGCTACATCACACCTACTGGTAAAAAACTGAGAACCCGCAATGAGATAGTAACATATCTTAAAGATCATCCACAACCAAGTGGTATATCGGCTtcagaatttgaatttttatcccCAATGGTTATGCAAGACACAGTCCCAGAATATATTGTGCAACAAAAGAATTCTGCGAATAAAAAAGCTAAGATATctaaagatgaagtttga